The Methanomethylovorans hollandica DSM 15978 genome includes a region encoding these proteins:
- a CDS encoding NAD(P)/FAD-dependent oxidoreductase produces MAGDILEKGAILQRDKETYAIAPQIPGGIVTPDLLRRIADVAEKYNAAAMKMTSAQRIAIVGIKEADLDNIWKDLDMKPAAAIGLCVRSIKICPGTTFCKRGQQDAVGLGLKLDEKYHGLVLPSKLKIAVAGCMNSCSEPAVKDIGILGTPKGYTMMVGGSAGIKPRLADIIADELTEEEVLDMVERIITYYKSHATKHRLGRFIDEIGLEKFKKDIGL; encoded by the coding sequence ATGGCAGGAGACATATTAGAGAAAGGAGCGATCCTACAGAGAGACAAGGAAACATACGCAATAGCACCACAGATACCCGGAGGCATAGTAACTCCCGACCTGTTGCGCAGGATTGCGGATGTGGCGGAGAAGTACAATGCTGCAGCCATGAAAATGACATCTGCACAGAGAATAGCCATAGTGGGGATCAAGGAAGCTGACCTGGACAATATCTGGAAGGACCTGGATATGAAACCTGCAGCAGCCATTGGGTTGTGTGTGAGGAGCATAAAGATCTGTCCTGGCACCACATTCTGTAAGCGCGGACAACAGGACGCTGTGGGCCTAGGTTTAAAGCTCGATGAAAAATATCACGGTCTGGTACTCCCTTCCAAGCTTAAGATAGCAGTAGCAGGATGCATGAACTCCTGTTCAGAACCCGCAGTCAAGGATATAGGTATCCTGGGCACTCCCAAGGGTTACACTATGATGGTCGGAGGCAGTGCTGGTATCAAACCAAGGCTTGCGGACATAATTGCTGATGAACTGACCGAGGAAGAGGTACTTGACATGGTTGAGAGGATCATTACCTATTATAAGAGCCATGCCACAAAACACAGGCTTGGCAGGTTCATCGACGAGATAGGACTGGAAAAGTTTAAGAAGGACATAGGGCTCTGA
- a CDS encoding DUF116 domain-containing protein encodes MQIPYEILGKIFVLLVIVVIVGIGVALLIGAYSFRRKRILFPNFVLFMLYLFYGPAKWICRRFSIRDTIVDEILIELRNALMLEDFKRSKDRKVVFLPQCLRHPDCKARCDPIDGYQCKRCGKCDIGAVCKAADKYGFQVFIIPGGSFIKKILKAYRPKSCIGVACYPELSESMQGVAAYMPVQGVCLLKDGCFNTEADVEEIIRKMEESCV; translated from the coding sequence ATGCAGATTCCCTATGAAATTCTGGGAAAAATATTCGTACTGCTGGTCATTGTCGTTATTGTAGGCATCGGCGTAGCCTTATTGATAGGTGCTTACAGTTTCAGACGCAAAAGGATACTTTTTCCGAATTTCGTACTTTTTATGCTGTACCTGTTCTATGGTCCGGCCAAGTGGATCTGCAGAAGATTTTCTATTCGCGACACCATTGTCGATGAGATCCTTATAGAACTCCGGAATGCCCTTATGCTGGAGGATTTCAAAAGATCAAAAGATCGAAAAGTGGTATTCCTGCCCCAGTGTCTGCGCCATCCTGACTGTAAGGCACGATGCGATCCCATTGATGGGTACCAATGCAAAAGATGTGGGAAATGCGATATTGGAGCTGTATGTAAAGCTGCTGATAAATACGGTTTTCAGGTTTTTATCATTCCCGGCGGCAGTTTCATAAAAAAGATACTTAAAGCGTACAGGCCCAAAAGCTGCATCGGTGTGGCCTGCTATCCTGAGCTTTCAGAATCTATGCAAGGAGTTGCTGCCTATATGCCAGTTCAGGGAGTATGCCTGCTCAAGGATGGCTGTTTCAACACAGAAGCAGATGTGGAAGAAATAATACGAAAAATGGAGGAGTCCTGTGTATAG
- a CDS encoding metal-dependent hydrolase, with protein MPYPVVHLMFFVFCLSSSALYGFVNTARREGVHWTDWWHLILLLILGGFFSLLPDIPAVWNYLLHGNLEHTMAGPIPTHSLVFCSLAFFSTALLGQLLYMHRGKAVALGVFTWAASLSHLLLDDVAGAGISYLYPFYSGSMNLFSYMNIDLSEVNFMYYNLAGMVTVMIISSILLMTIWSLNYLGFGYKYQPLAARTNERENTSGKTAMPPGYSFK; from the coding sequence ATGCCATATCCAGTCGTGCATCTGATGTTCTTCGTGTTTTGTTTATCGTCATCTGCTTTATACGGTTTTGTAAACACTGCCCGCAGGGAGGGAGTGCATTGGACCGATTGGTGGCATTTGATATTGCTGCTAATCCTTGGAGGTTTTTTCTCATTGCTGCCGGATATACCCGCTGTGTGGAATTACCTGCTGCACGGTAATCTGGAACACACCATGGCAGGGCCAATACCCACCCATTCTTTAGTGTTCTGTAGCCTTGCTTTCTTCAGTACAGCCCTGCTGGGCCAGCTGCTATACATGCATAGGGGCAAAGCTGTGGCTTTGGGTGTATTTACCTGGGCTGCTTCCCTTTCGCATCTGCTGCTGGACGATGTGGCCGGTGCTGGTATAAGTTATTTATATCCATTCTACAGCGGATCCATGAACCTGTTCTCCTATATGAACATTGATCTGTCAGAGGTGAACTTCATGTACTATAACCTGGCTGGCATGGTCACTGTCATGATCATATCATCTATACTGCTGATGACCATATGGTCCCTGAACTATCTGGGCTTTGGGTATAAGTACCAACCTCTTGCAGCAAGGACCAATGAGAGAGAAAATACATCTGGTAAAACTGCTATGCCGCCTGGCTACTCATTTAAATAG
- a CDS encoding exosortase/archaeosortase family protein: MNQNMKNKLLMWLAISIVISIIKIFFSQRNSVVEEPFTAHHFVILMLCITFGWLKKDAILSQMNNEGMLAEQSYVVAGVFIAVISLLMPLSSNLAFVVFTVFLIFTGMFMVFFGAAAYLPSLLVFVYGFSVSFPKIFDGAIGTQYALITTKIVAYFSSLVYPVGFEGQLLYLTDAAGSSSLVFIDVGCSGSASLAIFLTVFALMLIDVRPRNDRILPLFLFGILGTSVQNIFRLLLLVATNYHFGSVAMWKMHDNAGYVLFPVWFMIFIYVYLKAAGKQHTGTDYPK; this comes from the coding sequence ATGAATCAGAACATGAAAAACAAACTCTTGATGTGGCTTGCTATTTCCATAGTAATTTCAATTATTAAAATCTTTTTTTCACAACGTAATAGTGTAGTCGAGGAGCCATTTACTGCACATCACTTTGTGATTCTCATGTTATGTATTACCTTTGGATGGCTAAAGAAAGATGCAATATTAAGTCAAATGAATAATGAAGGAATGCTTGCTGAACAGTCTTATGTGGTAGCAGGTGTGTTTATTGCAGTTATATCCTTATTGATGCCGCTCTCTTCTAATCTAGCATTCGTGGTTTTCACTGTCTTTTTGATATTCACTGGCATGTTCATGGTATTCTTCGGAGCAGCAGCCTATCTGCCATCGCTGCTAGTCTTTGTATATGGGTTCTCGGTTTCCTTCCCAAAGATCTTTGATGGAGCCATTGGGACACAATATGCACTTATCACCACGAAGATCGTAGCATACTTTTCATCTCTGGTGTACCCTGTGGGTTTTGAGGGGCAGTTACTTTATCTGACCGATGCTGCCGGTTCAAGCAGTCTTGTATTCATTGATGTAGGATGTTCGGGAAGTGCCTCGCTGGCTATATTTCTTACTGTCTTTGCTCTTATGCTGATAGATGTCAGACCCAGGAACGATCGCATCTTGCCATTGTTCCTTTTTGGGATACTGGGAACATCCGTACAGAATATATTCCGGCTGCTGCTCCTGGTGGCCACGAATTATCATTTCGGATCAGTTGCAATGTGGAAGATGCATGACAATGCAGGTTATGTCCTGTTCCCTGTATGGTTCATGATCTTTATTTATGTGTATCTGAAGGCGGCAGGGAAACAACATACGGGTACTGATTATCCTAAATAA
- a CDS encoding oligosaccharide flippase family protein — MVLKFQNAANIAQHLHDPLFNNSIFIMLASLSSAGFGFMFWVLAAKTYATEDVGTATAIISSMGLIMMLAKLGLDASMIRFFPGNDKKKIFSTAIIVVTCFALLFGTIFIICVDLLAPELRLLKSPANAALFLIFLAANSATALSCISFVAVRKASLQLFQSIIVSSRILFLIPLAVLGTMGIFCSLGISLLIALITAYILLARSGVMPGFIADWKFLDESFHYSAGSYIAGLFIAGPGLILPVMVLNMLGAKQAAYYFIAYAVATLLFKIPAAVSTSLFVEGSYGEDIKKTAARSVLFTYLLLIPASFIMYLCSHWVLAAIGAEYAAEGVSLLQVMVVSGLLAGLNSTYFAVQRIRKDMKGLIALSAVIGGGILGAGYVLMPTFGVLGAGYAWVAGNGIGNLLVAIMFRMRNGIDDNVY, encoded by the coding sequence ATGGTTCTGAAGTTTCAAAATGCAGCAAACATCGCTCAGCATTTGCATGACCCCCTGTTCAATAATTCCATATTCATCATGCTTGCATCCCTCTCAAGCGCTGGTTTTGGATTCATGTTCTGGGTGCTGGCTGCCAAGACATATGCTACCGAAGACGTGGGTACTGCAACTGCGATCATTTCGTCCATGGGGCTTATCATGATGCTCGCAAAGTTAGGTCTGGATGCTTCGATGATCAGATTCTTTCCTGGTAACGATAAAAAGAAGATCTTCAGCACTGCTATAATTGTTGTAACGTGCTTTGCATTGCTGTTCGGCACGATCTTTATCATATGCGTGGATTTGCTTGCGCCTGAACTTCGTTTACTGAAGTCCCCTGCAAACGCAGCTTTATTCCTGATATTTCTTGCTGCAAACTCAGCAACTGCATTATCATGCATCTCTTTTGTGGCGGTCAGAAAAGCTTCCCTGCAATTGTTCCAGAGCATAATAGTGAGCTCAAGGATCCTGTTTCTCATACCTCTTGCAGTACTTGGCACAATGGGTATCTTTTGCTCGCTGGGCATTTCCTTGCTCATTGCGCTCATAACTGCCTATATCCTTCTTGCAAGATCAGGTGTCATGCCCGGATTTATAGCCGACTGGAAATTTCTGGATGAATCGTTCCATTATTCTGCAGGGAGTTATATCGCAGGTCTCTTTATTGCAGGACCTGGCCTGATCCTTCCTGTCATGGTCCTCAATATGCTTGGAGCCAAGCAGGCAGCTTACTATTTTATTGCTTATGCAGTTGCTACATTGCTTTTTAAAATACCCGCTGCTGTCAGTACATCACTCTTTGTCGAAGGCAGCTATGGTGAAGATATTAAGAAAACTGCAGCAAGGTCCGTGTTGTTTACTTATCTGTTACTGATACCTGCTTCCTTTATAATGTATCTGTGCAGCCATTGGGTGCTAGCGGCTATAGGTGCGGAGTATGCAGCAGAAGGGGTAAGCTTGCTGCAGGTGATGGTAGTCTCCGGTCTATTGGCCGGACTGAATTCCACATATTTTGCTGTGCAGAGAATACGGAAGGATATGAAAGGACTGATAGCACTTAGCGCAGTGATAGGAGGAGGGATACTTGGAGCCGGTTATGTACTCATGCCCACGTTCGGCGTATTGGGGGCGGGATACGCATGGGTGGCAGGAAATGGGATAGGTAACCTGTTGGTTGCCATAATGTTCCGGATGAGAAATGGTATTGATGATAATGTGTATTGA
- a CDS encoding (Fe-S)-binding protein produces MVKRQPSINTENFTAVQLMELDSCSRCGECVNWCPTYDASGQNPGLAPRDKILRWGEFMKKSYGLRARLFGPKHIPLEELEEFKNDVYGCTTCGMCATVCESAINTVELWESMRANLVKSGIGPYGKQSMFLKLIGEYKNPYMADNKDRVNWFPADIKVEEQAEVLYFGGCTAELKQRKLALATARVLNKLGIKFTMLGESEICCGSALIRTGQYFINDTAKINAQKNIDNIKAKGAKTVLYACAGCYRASLIDWPRLTGKELPFKVVHVTQFLQDLIQKGEIKWEKSIDKKVTYHDPCHLGRHVGVFEPPRAVLQSIPGIEFIEMERIEENQRCCGAGGGVKAGIPDLALGVARTRVEDALATQAELLSSACPFCKRNLSDGRDALGANELEVEDVVVLVAEAMGIDLSDTPAE; encoded by the coding sequence ATGGTAAAACGTCAGCCTTCTATAAACACTGAGAACTTCACAGCAGTGCAGCTCATGGAGCTTGATTCATGCAGCAGATGCGGAGAATGTGTCAACTGGTGTCCTACCTACGATGCGTCCGGTCAGAACCCCGGACTTGCACCCAGAGACAAGATTCTCAGGTGGGGCGAGTTCATGAAGAAGTCCTACGGGCTGCGTGCTAGGCTTTTCGGTCCAAAGCACATCCCGCTGGAAGAGCTTGAAGAGTTCAAGAACGACGTATACGGATGTACCACCTGTGGTATGTGTGCCACCGTATGTGAGTCTGCCATAAACACTGTGGAGCTATGGGAATCCATGCGTGCAAACCTTGTTAAGAGCGGCATAGGTCCCTATGGTAAGCAAAGCATGTTCCTGAAGCTCATTGGAGAATACAAGAACCCCTATATGGCAGACAACAAGGACAGAGTCAACTGGTTCCCTGCTGATATCAAGGTCGAGGAACAGGCAGAGGTTCTGTACTTCGGCGGATGCACTGCTGAACTTAAGCAAAGGAAACTTGCCCTTGCGACCGCACGTGTACTCAATAAGCTTGGAATAAAGTTCACAATGCTGGGAGAGAGCGAGATATGCTGCGGTTCCGCACTTATAAGGACAGGACAGTACTTCATCAATGACACTGCAAAGATCAATGCACAGAAGAACATAGATAACATTAAAGCAAAGGGTGCAAAAACAGTTCTTTATGCATGTGCGGGCTGCTACAGAGCTTCCCTTATTGACTGGCCACGCCTGACCGGCAAAGAGCTGCCATTCAAGGTTGTTCATGTCACTCAGTTCCTTCAGGATCTTATTCAGAAAGGAGAGATCAAGTGGGAGAAGTCGATTGACAAGAAGGTAACATACCATGACCCATGCCACCTTGGTCGTCACGTAGGTGTCTTCGAGCCTCCAAGAGCAGTTCTTCAAAGCATTCCGGGCATAGAGTTCATCGAAATGGAAAGGATCGAGGAGAATCAGCGCTGCTGCGGAGCAGGCGGCGGTGTGAAAGCGGGTATTCCTGACCTTGCACTGGGTGTAGCAAGAACAAGAGTTGAAGATGCACTCGCAACACAGGCCGAACTGTTGTCAAGTGCCTGCCCGTTCTGTAAGAGGAACCTTAGCGACGGACGGGATGCCCTTGGTGCAAACGAACTTGAAGTTGAAGATGTAGTGGTGCTTGTGGCAGAAGCCATGGGGATCGACCTGAGCGACACTCCCGCAGAGTGA
- a CDS encoding DUF2334 domain-containing protein, with protein MNPLRLLQKKAIRQHGLQQMFRGMVYKQQVQASENLQLIMERDHELGLHGYSHYEWMNTLPKKTEEEITEWISKGCAYFEDACGFVPKSFASPGFVTSSEFLEALDGFKFDYSSDFRGTAAFYPQPSTRRFRTLQLPVCEKSFGELEFEGYSQDEVYGIFKSSLDTAQHFFVFYMHPSYEPILNRDLLIKVLEHIISSEDLEIITMHQLAKHIKKKGFP; from the coding sequence CTGAACCCTCTCAGGCTGCTGCAGAAAAAAGCGATCCGACAGCATGGACTGCAACAAATGTTCAGGGGTATGGTGTACAAACAACAAGTCCAGGCATCTGAAAATCTGCAATTGATCATGGAACGTGACCATGAGCTTGGACTGCATGGTTATTCCCACTATGAATGGATGAACACCCTTCCTAAAAAAACCGAAGAAGAGATCACTGAATGGATATCCAAAGGTTGTGCATATTTTGAAGATGCATGCGGTTTTGTACCAAAGTCATTTGCATCCCCCGGTTTTGTAACAAGCAGCGAGTTTTTGGAAGCATTGGACGGGTTCAAATTTGATTATTCAAGTGATTTCAGGGGCACTGCAGCGTTTTACCCGCAGCCAAGCACCCGCCGCTTTCGAACATTGCAGTTGCCTGTATGTGAAAAGTCTTTCGGAGAACTGGAGTTCGAAGGCTATTCTCAGGATGAGGTCTATGGTATTTTCAAAAGCAGCCTTGACACAGCGCAGCACTTCTTCGTGTTCTACATGCACCCATCCTATGAACCTATACTGAACAGAGATCTTTTAATAAAAGTGCTGGAACATATCATTTCCTCTGAAGATCTGGAAATTATTACAATGCATCAACTGGCAAAACACATAAAAAAGAAGGGGTTTCCCTGA
- a CDS encoding nitrate reductase gamma subunit, producing the protein MEYFAGISDALRVTFVQMMLLSIIAFAIFIVGMYINLKKWGMGSTGYGQTPSKSIWAFPKMLMYQMSQHAHVHNQSVLETLVLDILFQRRILRRSKIRWFMHITIFVGWMVLFAMSGAMFFVEMTHMIGEKIGFAEALPWFMNPEVFRELLAVPNDIFSYILFIGVVIAIYRRLFVAKAREATIAYDSVLLIGLAVITISGFIADGIRTGRFWGFGIDYAYAPPASLFHVVISLLFCIAYIPFSKYIHMIAIPLTLLANKGGE; encoded by the coding sequence ATGGAGTATTTTGCAGGTATATCCGATGCATTAAGGGTCACATTTGTGCAGATGATGTTACTTTCTATCATTGCATTTGCCATCTTTATTGTAGGAATGTACATCAACTTGAAGAAATGGGGCATGGGCTCCACAGGATATGGTCAGACACCATCGAAAAGTATCTGGGCTTTCCCTAAGATGCTCATGTACCAGATGAGTCAGCATGCCCATGTTCATAATCAGTCGGTTCTTGAAACGCTTGTTCTTGATATTCTTTTTCAGAGAAGGATCCTGAGAAGAAGTAAGATCAGATGGTTTATGCACATCACTATTTTTGTTGGCTGGATGGTCCTCTTTGCAATGTCAGGTGCCATGTTCTTTGTTGAAATGACACATATGATCGGTGAAAAGATTGGATTCGCAGAAGCACTTCCCTGGTTTATGAACCCTGAAGTTTTCAGAGAATTGCTCGCAGTACCCAATGACATCTTCAGTTACATACTATTCATTGGTGTTGTAATTGCAATATACAGGAGACTGTTTGTTGCAAAGGCCAGAGAAGCCACAATTGCATACGACTCCGTTCTTCTTATAGGACTTGCCGTTATCACAATTTCAGGTTTCATTGCAGACGGTATAAGGACCGGCAGGTTCTGGGGATTTGGCATAGACTATGCATATGCACCTCCGGCTTCATTGTTCCATGTGGTGATATCTCTGCTGTTCTGTATCGCATACATACCCTTCAGTAAATATATTCACATGATAGCCATCCCGCTTACACTGCTCGCAAATAAAGGAGGAGAATAA
- a CDS encoding glycosyltransferase family 4 protein: MAPHKNATSGGIEVAILETSRELVALGHEVTVLTGAKDMPQEQIIDGVKIISIDICKIMERTWNPSSLTLKRQILFPIAVLFNMPETFDIYHGHIYSSGLIANYLARRSGGVAVNTIHGSYYPIWNKLTNPIAAQCYRIAERILAPALAKFSDIQLHTGDYFAQQVISWGAPKQKIRTIHNGADITRFNPHIPHATVPDHVSIDPSLPVILTARRLVRKNGIDYLIRAMRSVCREEKCQLVIIGEGEERDSLERLAHELHVQDHVHFLGMIPHDKLPPYLALADIAVVPSLVEASSIFMLEAMAMAKPIIATNAGGLPEILPPSAGIFVEPMDEIGLADAILELLRNKEKRLQLGKQAYHHVQDNYSWKAVAQQMESEYMRLLTEKKAQAEQLPDIPFV, from the coding sequence CTGGCACCCCATAAAAATGCAACATCAGGTGGTATAGAAGTTGCAATACTGGAAACATCCAGGGAACTTGTTGCCCTGGGCCATGAAGTAACTGTACTTACAGGTGCAAAGGACATGCCTCAAGAGCAGATAATAGATGGCGTGAAGATCATTAGCATTGATATCTGCAAAATAATGGAACGTACGTGGAATCCATCAAGCCTGACCCTGAAAAGACAGATATTGTTCCCGATAGCTGTCCTCTTTAACATGCCAGAGACCTTTGATATTTACCACGGACATATATATTCATCAGGATTGATCGCAAATTACCTTGCAAGGCGGTCAGGTGGTGTTGCCGTTAATACCATCCATGGTTCCTATTATCCGATATGGAATAAACTTACCAATCCCATTGCTGCCCAATGCTACCGGATCGCAGAACGTATACTGGCACCGGCACTTGCGAAATTCTCCGATATACAGTTGCACACCGGAGATTACTTTGCGCAACAGGTGATCTCCTGGGGTGCACCCAAACAAAAGATCAGAACCATACATAATGGTGCTGACATTACCAGATTCAATCCACATATACCCCATGCAACGGTTCCGGATCATGTATCTATTGACCCTTCACTGCCAGTGATCCTCACAGCCCGCAGACTTGTCAGGAAAAACGGTATCGATTACCTGATAAGGGCAATGCGGTCAGTATGCAGGGAAGAAAAATGTCAGCTGGTTATCATAGGCGAAGGTGAAGAGCGTGATTCTCTGGAACGTTTAGCACATGAGTTGCATGTGCAGGATCACGTGCATTTTCTGGGGATGATACCCCATGATAAGCTTCCGCCATATCTGGCCCTTGCTGATATAGCGGTGGTGCCAAGCCTGGTAGAAGCATCCAGTATATTCATGCTGGAAGCAATGGCAATGGCAAAACCGATCATAGCGACCAATGCAGGTGGGCTGCCGGAGATCCTTCCTCCTTCTGCAGGCATATTTGTAGAACCCATGGATGAGATAGGGCTTGCAGATGCGATACTGGAACTATTACGGAACAAAGAAAAACGGCTGCAACTGGGAAAACAGGCATATCATCATGTACAAGATAACTACTCCTGGAAAGCTGTCGCACAGCAAATGGAATCCGAGTACATGAGATTATTGACCGAAAAAAAGGCACAGGCAGAACAATTACCTGATATTCCTTTTGTATGA
- a CDS encoding DUF116 domain-containing protein: protein MYSLIGEIVFVLIITSIILTGLALLVSRMSLSRNVWLAGSFAGILDFFYLPIKYFFYKFSDPRILDKWMVSLKNIAHRNDFKRTQNRIILAPHCMRAMDCPAHSTENGIQCISCGKCVFDRLGRDAQKYGYRLFIITGSSFVKHVLKDHKIDGALLIACDYELNKVMMALKGTRITTYGVPMLSDGCYDTQVDYNDIIQAFEEFS from the coding sequence GTGTATAGTCTCATAGGAGAGATAGTTTTTGTCCTTATTATCACTTCGATCATACTTACCGGGCTCGCCCTTCTGGTCAGCCGGATGAGCCTTAGCAGGAATGTCTGGCTCGCAGGTTCGTTTGCCGGAATCCTTGATTTCTTTTATCTGCCCATCAAGTACTTTTTCTATAAGTTCTCTGATCCCAGGATACTCGATAAATGGATGGTCTCCCTGAAGAACATAGCTCACAGGAACGATTTCAAAAGAACGCAGAACCGTATCATCCTGGCACCTCATTGTATGCGTGCCATGGATTGTCCTGCGCATTCCACGGAGAATGGTATACAATGTATATCATGCGGAAAATGTGTTTTTGACAGACTTGGCAGAGACGCACAAAAATATGGGTACAGGTTGTTTATAATCACAGGTTCTTCCTTTGTCAAGCATGTCCTGAAGGACCATAAGATCGATGGTGCTTTGCTTATTGCATGTGACTATGAACTGAATAAAGTGATGATGGCCCTTAAAGGCACAAGGATAACAACCTATGGTGTCCCTATGCTCAGTGATGGATGTTATGATACACAGGTAGACTACAATGACATTATCCAGGCCTTTGAGGAGTTCAGTTGA
- a CDS encoding CPBP family intramembrane glutamic endopeptidase: protein MKLKKVGLNDQHATLFIIGIFLAIVIAEYIFTYLDAGEGIILCLGLTILIYVIISVIDMKQGFINSAESLAIIPLYVLFTSSLPWFFINQQFLLPAVYSLILALCFWHMHEKNLEFHAVGLKSNKLLKYAMIGVLIGIFTGPIEYWVLKPAPSFPTFELKYLFRDLVYMTLFVGLGEELLFRGLIQNDLIKIFGTKTGIFGQAFLFGIMHMTWRSPLELVFTFFAGLLFGILYHRTGSLTAPIVFHGVNNTMLVSIIPYYFAGLLI from the coding sequence GTGAAGCTAAAAAAAGTAGGGTTAAATGATCAACATGCTACTTTGTTCATAATAGGCATTTTTCTGGCGATCGTAATTGCAGAATATATTTTTACTTATCTTGATGCGGGGGAGGGAATAATCTTATGTCTGGGTCTGACGATCCTGATATATGTCATTATCTCTGTGATCGATATGAAGCAAGGCTTCATAAATTCGGCAGAATCCCTGGCGATCATTCCTCTTTATGTGCTTTTCACATCATCACTTCCCTGGTTCTTTATTAACCAGCAATTTCTCCTGCCAGCAGTATACTCACTGATATTGGCTCTGTGCTTCTGGCACATGCACGAAAAGAACCTCGAATTTCACGCTGTCGGGCTTAAAAGCAACAAGCTGTTAAAGTATGCCATGATAGGTGTATTGATAGGGATCTTCACCGGTCCCATAGAATACTGGGTACTAAAACCGGCACCTTCTTTCCCGACATTCGAACTGAAATATCTGTTTCGGGATCTCGTATACATGACACTTTTTGTCGGCCTGGGGGAAGAACTTCTGTTCAGGGGCCTGATCCAGAACGATCTTATAAAAATATTTGGTACCAAAACAGGCATATTCGGACAGGCATTTTTATTTGGGATAATGCACATGACATGGCGATCGCCCCTGGAACTTGTGTTCACCTTTTTTGCAGGGTTACTGTTCGGCATCTTATATCACAGGACTGGCAGTTTGACCGCGCCCATCGTATTCCATGGAGTGAACAACACAATGCTGGTCTCGATAATACCATACTACTTCGCCGGGTTGCTCATCTGA